In a single window of the Mugil cephalus isolate CIBA_MC_2020 chromosome 6, CIBA_Mcephalus_1.1, whole genome shotgun sequence genome:
- the LOC125008926 gene encoding granzyme B(G,H)-like, with protein MSIHCVLGALMLVLTFDGQVHSGEIIGGHQAVKHSRPYMVLLVTHQPNHPTGYCGGFLLNKKFVMTAAHCQAESYDVLLGLHDFSNPQGIQNVSVGKRFPHPEYDDKVLTNDIMLLKLSSKVKFNRKVKRILLTDKDDATPKSCIVCGWGQTARNNGYMSRILMEVNVTLTAECAEHHAYCSEGDAGPGTGDSGGPLFCNGKAYGVVSASIMHRDKPVYKYTKIPDYRDWINITMKQNSEP; from the exons ATGTCTATCCACTGTGTACTGGGAGCACTAATGCTGGTGCTGACTTTTGATGGCCAAG ttCATTCAGGTGAAATCATTGGAGGACACCAGGCTGTGAAACACAGCAGGCCGTACATGGTGCTTTTAGTAACGCACCAGCCTAATCATCCGACAGGATACTGTGGTGGTTTCCTGCTGAATAAAAAATTTGTGATGACTGCAGCCCACTGCCAGGCCGA GTCCTATGATGTCTTACTAGGACTTCACGATTTCTCCAACCCACAAGGCATACAAAATGTGTCAGTTGGAAAAAGGTTTCCACATCCTGAGTACGATGACAAAGTTCTTACAAATGACATAATGCTGCTCAAG TTGAGCTCCAAGGTAAAATTCAACCGCAAGGTGAAACGGATTCTTCTCACAGATAAGGACGATGCCACCCCAAAATCTTGTATAGTTTGTGGTTGGGGACAAACAGCCAGAAACAACGGATATATGTCTCGTATACTCATGGAAGTTAATGTGACGTTAACTGCAGAATGTGCAGAGCATCATGCCTACTGCTCTGAGGGAGATGCTGGACCCGGTACT GGAGACTCTGGTGGTCCACTGTTCTGCAATGGAAAGGCATATGGGGTGGTGTCTGCCAGCATCATGCACAGGGACAAACCAGTCTACAAGTATACCAAGATACCTGACTACAGGGATTGGATTAATATAACTATGAAACAAAATAGTGAGCCTTGA